Proteins encoded in a region of the Orcinus orca chromosome X, mOrcOrc1.1, whole genome shotgun sequence genome:
- the LOC101286082 gene encoding heterogeneous nuclear ribonucleoprotein A3-like, translated as MLGVPDLLPGMGGGEESLADCTVEDSSHRRRRRRGEESHDSKEPEQLRKLFLGGLSFEPTDDSLREHFEKWGTLTVCVVMRDPQIKRSRGFGFVTYSCVEEVDAAMCARPHKVDGSVVEPKRAVSREDSVKPGAHLTVKKIFVGGIKEDTEEYNLRDYFEKYGKIETIEVMEDRQSGKKRGFAFVTFDDHDTVDKIVVQKYHTLNGHKCKVKKALSKQEVQSAGSQRGRGGVSGNFMGRGGNFGGGGGNLGRGGNFGGRGGYGGGGGGSRGSYGGGDGGYNGFGGNSGNYGGGPGYSSRGGYGGGGPGYGNQGGGYGGGGGGYDGYNEGGNFGGNYGGGGSYNDFGNYSGQQQSNYGPMKGGSFGGRSSGSPYGGGYGSGGGSGGYGSRRF; from the coding sequence aagACTCCAGCcatcgccgccgccgccgccggggggAGGAGAGCCATGATTCAAAGGAACCAGAACAGTTGAGAAAACTGTTTCTTGGTGGTCTGAGCTTTGAACCTACAGATGATAGCTTAAGAGAACATTTTGAGAAATGGGGCACACTTACAGTTTGTGTGGTGATGAGAGACCCCCAAATAAAACGTTCCAGGGGCTTTGGTTTTGTGACTTACTCTTGTGTTGAAGAGGTGGATGCAGCAATGTGTGCTCGACCACACAAGGTTGATGGGAGTGTAGTGGAACCAAAGAGAGCTGTTTCTAGAGAGGATTCTGTAAAGCCTGGTGCCCATCTAACAGTGAAGAAAATTTTTGTTGGTGGTATTAAAGAAGATACAGAAGAATATAATTTGAGAGACTACTTTGAAAAGTATGGCAAGATTGAAACCATAGAGGTTATGGAAGACAGGCAGAGTGGAAAAAAGAGAGGATTTGCTTTTGTAACTTTTGATGATCATGATACAGTTGATAAAATTGTTGTTCAAAAATACCACACTCTTAATGGGCATAAGTGTAAAGTGAAAAAGGCCCTTTCTAAACAAGAAGTGCAATCTGCTGGATCACAAAGAGGTCGTGGAGGTGTATCTGGCAACTTTATGGGTCGTGGAGGAAACTTTGGAGGTGGTGGAGGTAACTTGGGCCGTGGTGGAAACTTTGGTGGAAGAGGAGGCTATGGTGGGGGAGGTGGTGGCAGCAGAGGTAGTTATGGAGGAGGTGATGGTGGATATAATGGATTTGGAGGCAACAGTGGTAACTATGGCGGTGGTCCTGGTTACAGTAGTAGAGGAGGCTATGGTGGTGGTGGACCAGGATATGGAAACCAAGGTGGTGGATATGGTGGCGGTGGTGGAGGATATGATGGTTACAATGAAGGAGGAAATTTTGGAGGTAActatggtggtggtgggagctaTAATGATTTTGGAAATTATAGTGGACAACAGCAATCAAATTATGGACCCATGAAGGGGGGCAGTTTTGGTGGAAGAAGCTCGGGAAGTCCCTATGGTGGTGGTTATGGATCTGGTGGTGGAAGTGGTGGATATGGTAGCAGAAGGTTctaa